One genomic window of Mycteria americana isolate JAX WOST 10 ecotype Jacksonville Zoo and Gardens chromosome 6, USCA_MyAme_1.0, whole genome shotgun sequence includes the following:
- the SCG3 gene encoding secretogranin-3 isoform X3, which translates to MSFVETPSKADQDSFVNGETDDTLDNTWSSSNILERRNELPSEDNFEDLQYFPNFYALLKSLNSETEAKEKETLITIMKTLIDFVKMMVKYGTITPEEGVSYLENLDTMIAEQTKKKLENPSTKTRTKLPADKSSEEADSTKEEAAKMEKEYEISKDSTKNEEQNAAGNSEEPRGKAEAYLEAIRKNIEWLKNHNKQGNKEDYDLSKLRDFIDQQADAYVDKGILDKEEADVIKRIYGSL; encoded by the exons ATGTCTTTTGTGGAGACACCAAGCAAAGCTGATCAGGATAGTTTCGTTAATGGAGAAACTGATGATACGCTGGATAACACATGGTCATCATCTAATAtcttggaaagaagaaatgagCTGCCTTCTGAAGATAATTTTGAAGACCTCCAatattttccaaacttttacgcactgttaAAAAGTCTTAACTCAG AGACAGAGGCAAAAGAGAAAGAGACCTTGATAACTATCATGAAAACCCTGATTGATTTTGTGAAGATGATGGTTAAATATGGAACAATCACACCAGAAGAAGGAGTTTCCTATCTGG AAAACTTAGATACAATGATAGCTGAGCAGACAAAGAAGAAGCTTGAGAACCCTTCCACTAAAACCAGGACAAAGCTACCAGCAG ACAAGAGTAGTGAAGAAGCAGACAGTACGAAGGAAGAAGCGgctaaaatggaaaaggaatacGAAATCTCAAAGGATTCTAcgaaaaatgaagaacaaaatgcagCAGGGAACAGTGAAGAGCCCAGAG GGAAAGCTGAGGCATATTTGGAAGCAATCAGGAAGAACATAGAATGgctaaaaaaccacaacaaacaagGTAACAAAGAAG ACTATGATCTTTCAAAGCTGAGAGATTTCATTGATCAGCAAGCTGATGCTTATGTGGACAAGGGCATCCTGGACAAGGAAGAGGCTGATGTAATTAAACGCATATATGGCAGCCTGTAA
- the SCG3 gene encoding secretogranin-3 isoform X1: MFLRLAVVVQVLSLLASRVHGFPKPAGKDKAIHNRQLSVERPLEEQIAEAEADKNRKIAPTENKPEFRNYSFVDDLNLLKSVAERERNEKERESIRSSLYEQQLAIDDADSTKNRRLVDDYDSTKSGLDYKFQDDPDGLHQLDGTPLTAEDIVQKIAARIYEENDRGVFDKIVSKLLNLGLITESQAYTLEDEVAEVLQQLIANEAKDREKESEDFDYPPSRADSDTKEKQQERMTPSKADQDSFVNGETDDTLDNTWSSSNILERRNELPSEDNFEDLQYFPNFYALLKSLNSETEAKEKETLITIMKTLIDFVKMMVKYGTITPEEGVSYLENLDTMIAEQTKKKLENPSTKTRTKLPADKSSEEADSTKEEAAKMEKEYEISKDSTKNEEQNAAGNSEEPRGKAEAYLEAIRKNIEWLKNHNKQGNKEDYDLSKLRDFIDQQADAYVDKGILDKEEADVIKRIYGSL, from the exons atgtTCCTCAGGCTGGCGGTCGTGGTGCAGGTGCTGTCGCTGCTGGCAAGCCGGGTGCATGGCTTCCCGAAACCCGCGGGCAAAG ATAAAGCTATACACAACAGACAATTAAGTGTAGAAAGACCTTTGGAGGAACAg ATTGCTGAAGCTGAGGCAGACAAGAATAGGAAAATAGCTCCCACAG aaaataagcCAGAGTTCAGAAATTATTCCTTTGTTGATGACCTGAACCTGCTAAAATCAGtagcagaaagagagaggaatgaaaaggAGAGGGAATCAATTAGAAGCTCTTTGTATGAACAGCAACTGGCCATTGATGATGCAGACTCCACCAAGAACCGCAGGCTTGTGGATGACTATGACTCCACTAAAAGTGGACTGGATTATAAATTCCAAG ATGATCCAGATGGCCTCCATCAATTAGATGGCACTCCTTTGACTGCTGAAGACATTGTTCAAAAAATCGCTGCAAGAATTTATGAGGAAAATGATAGAGGAGTGTTTGACAAGATCGTTTCAAAACTTCTAAATCTGGGACTA atcACAGAGAGTCAGGCCTATACCCTGGAAGATGAAGTGGCAGAGGTTTTACAACAGCTAATTGCAAATGAAGCAAAGGATCGTGAGAAGGAATCTGAAGATTTTGATTACCCTCCAAGCAGAGCAGACAGtgatacaaaagaaaagcaacaggaaagaaTG ACACCAAGCAAAGCTGATCAGGATAGTTTCGTTAATGGAGAAACTGATGATACGCTGGATAACACATGGTCATCATCTAATAtcttggaaagaagaaatgagCTGCCTTCTGAAGATAATTTTGAAGACCTCCAatattttccaaacttttacgcactgttaAAAAGTCTTAACTCAG AGACAGAGGCAAAAGAGAAAGAGACCTTGATAACTATCATGAAAACCCTGATTGATTTTGTGAAGATGATGGTTAAATATGGAACAATCACACCAGAAGAAGGAGTTTCCTATCTGG AAAACTTAGATACAATGATAGCTGAGCAGACAAAGAAGAAGCTTGAGAACCCTTCCACTAAAACCAGGACAAAGCTACCAGCAG ACAAGAGTAGTGAAGAAGCAGACAGTACGAAGGAAGAAGCGgctaaaatggaaaaggaatacGAAATCTCAAAGGATTCTAcgaaaaatgaagaacaaaatgcagCAGGGAACAGTGAAGAGCCCAGAG GGAAAGCTGAGGCATATTTGGAAGCAATCAGGAAGAACATAGAATGgctaaaaaaccacaacaaacaagGTAACAAAGAAG ACTATGATCTTTCAAAGCTGAGAGATTTCATTGATCAGCAAGCTGATGCTTATGTGGACAAGGGCATCCTGGACAAGGAAGAGGCTGATGTAATTAAACGCATATATGGCAGCCTGTAA
- the SCG3 gene encoding secretogranin-3 isoform X2 — MFLRLAVVVQVLSLLASRVHGFPKPAGKDKAIHNRQLSVERPLEEQIAEAEADKNRKIAPTENKPEFRNYSFVDDLNLLKSVAERERNEKERESIRSSLYEQQLAIDDADSTKNRRLVDDYDSTKSGLDYKFQDDPDGLHQLDGTPLTAEDIVQKIAARIYEENDRGVFDKIVSKLLNLGLITESQAYTLEDEVAEVLQQLIANEAKDREKESEDFDYPPSRADSDTKEKQQERMTPSKADQDSFVNGETDDTLDNTWSSSNILERRNELPSEDNFEDLQYFPNFYALLKSLNSETEAKEKETLITIMKTLIDFVKMMVKYGTITPEEGVSYLENLDTMIAEQTKKKLENPSTKTRTKLPADKSSEEADSTKEEAAKMEKEYEISKDSTKNEEQNAAGNSEEPRGKAEAYLEAIRKNIEWLKNHNKQDYDLSKLRDFIDQQADAYVDKGILDKEEADVIKRIYGSL, encoded by the exons atgtTCCTCAGGCTGGCGGTCGTGGTGCAGGTGCTGTCGCTGCTGGCAAGCCGGGTGCATGGCTTCCCGAAACCCGCGGGCAAAG ATAAAGCTATACACAACAGACAATTAAGTGTAGAAAGACCTTTGGAGGAACAg ATTGCTGAAGCTGAGGCAGACAAGAATAGGAAAATAGCTCCCACAG aaaataagcCAGAGTTCAGAAATTATTCCTTTGTTGATGACCTGAACCTGCTAAAATCAGtagcagaaagagagaggaatgaaaaggAGAGGGAATCAATTAGAAGCTCTTTGTATGAACAGCAACTGGCCATTGATGATGCAGACTCCACCAAGAACCGCAGGCTTGTGGATGACTATGACTCCACTAAAAGTGGACTGGATTATAAATTCCAAG ATGATCCAGATGGCCTCCATCAATTAGATGGCACTCCTTTGACTGCTGAAGACATTGTTCAAAAAATCGCTGCAAGAATTTATGAGGAAAATGATAGAGGAGTGTTTGACAAGATCGTTTCAAAACTTCTAAATCTGGGACTA atcACAGAGAGTCAGGCCTATACCCTGGAAGATGAAGTGGCAGAGGTTTTACAACAGCTAATTGCAAATGAAGCAAAGGATCGTGAGAAGGAATCTGAAGATTTTGATTACCCTCCAAGCAGAGCAGACAGtgatacaaaagaaaagcaacaggaaagaaTG ACACCAAGCAAAGCTGATCAGGATAGTTTCGTTAATGGAGAAACTGATGATACGCTGGATAACACATGGTCATCATCTAATAtcttggaaagaagaaatgagCTGCCTTCTGAAGATAATTTTGAAGACCTCCAatattttccaaacttttacgcactgttaAAAAGTCTTAACTCAG AGACAGAGGCAAAAGAGAAAGAGACCTTGATAACTATCATGAAAACCCTGATTGATTTTGTGAAGATGATGGTTAAATATGGAACAATCACACCAGAAGAAGGAGTTTCCTATCTGG AAAACTTAGATACAATGATAGCTGAGCAGACAAAGAAGAAGCTTGAGAACCCTTCCACTAAAACCAGGACAAAGCTACCAGCAG ACAAGAGTAGTGAAGAAGCAGACAGTACGAAGGAAGAAGCGgctaaaatggaaaaggaatacGAAATCTCAAAGGATTCTAcgaaaaatgaagaacaaaatgcagCAGGGAACAGTGAAGAGCCCAGAG GGAAAGCTGAGGCATATTTGGAAGCAATCAGGAAGAACATAGAATGgctaaaaaaccacaacaaacaag ACTATGATCTTTCAAAGCTGAGAGATTTCATTGATCAGCAAGCTGATGCTTATGTGGACAAGGGCATCCTGGACAAGGAAGAGGCTGATGTAATTAAACGCATATATGGCAGCCTGTAA